From Alosa sapidissima isolate fAloSap1 chromosome 2, fAloSap1.pri, whole genome shotgun sequence, one genomic window encodes:
- the crygs3 gene encoding crystallin, gamma S3 yields MERLCSQIIFYEDRNFQGRNFECSSDCPELSSHFSRCNSIRVDSGAWVIYERPNYMGSQYVLTKGEYPDHQRWMGFNDIIKSCRLIRNTYGIYRLRVYERPDFQGQMMEFSDDCPSVYDRFSHREVHSCNVMDGAWIFYEHPNYRGRQYLLEKGEYRRYTEWNAMHPGLGSFRRVQDF; encoded by the exons ATGGAAAG ACTCTGTTCACAGATCATCTTCTATGAGGACCGAAATTTTCAGGGTCGCAACTTTGAGTGCAGTAGCGACTGCCCTGAGCTGAGCTCCCATTTCAGTCGCTGCAACTCCATCAGGGTAGACAGTGGGGCGTGGGTCATCTACGAGCGACCCAACTACATGGGCTCACAGTATGTCTTGACAAAGGGGGAGTATCCCGACCACCAGCGCTGGATGGGCTTCAATGACATCATTAAGTCCTGTCGTCTTATCCGAAAC ACTTATGGCATTTACCGCCTCCGGGTTTACGAACGTCCTGACTTCCAGGGACAGATGATGGAGTTTAGCGACGATTGTCCCTCTGTCTATGATCGCTTTAGTCACCGTGAGGTCCATTCCTGTAACGTGATGGATGGGGCCTGGATCTTCTACGAGCATCCCAACTATCGCGGCCGTCAGTACCTACTGGAGAAGGGTGAATACCGCCGGTACACAGAGTGGAACGCCATGCATCCTGGTTTGGGTTCTTTCCGCCGCGTCCAGGACTTTTAG
- the LOC121700683 gene encoding gamma-crystallin M2-like isoform X2, producing MQIEFYEEKNFQGHCYECSSDCPDLHCYFGRCNSIRVESGCWVLYERPHYKGYQYILSPGEYPDHQQWMGFSDSIKSCRCITNVYGNNYKIRIYESPEFGGQMAEYSEDCPSVHEAFKFREFNSCMVMDGAWAFYEQPNYRGRQYFLEKGEYRNYSDWGATSPSVGSFRRVTEF from the exons ATCGAGTTCTATGAGGAGAAGAATTTCCAAGGTCACTGTTATGAGTGCAGCAGTGACTGCCCAGACCTACACTGCTACTTCGGCCGCTGCAACTCCATCAGGGTGGAGAGTGGCTGCTGGGTCCTCTACGAGCGCCCACACTACAAGGGCTACCAGTACATCCTGAGCCCAGGAGAGTACCCTGACCACCAGCAATGGATGGGTTTCAGCGACAGCATCAAATCTTGTCGGTGTATAACAAAT GTGTATGGAAATAACTATAAAATAAGGATTTATGAGAGCCCAGAATTTGGAGGACAGATGGCGGAATATTCTGAGGACTGTCCCTCTGTCCATGAAGCCTTCAAGTTCCGTGAGTTCAACTCTTGCATGGTGATGGACGGTGCCTGGGCCTTCTATGAGCAGCCCAACTACAGGGGGCGCCAGTACTTCCTGGAGAAAGGGGAGTACCGCAACTACTCAGACTGGGGTGCCACCTCCCCCTCCGTGGGTTCTTTCCGCAGGGTCACTGAATTCTAG
- the LOC121700683 gene encoding gamma-crystallin M2-like isoform X1, with protein sequence MGKIEFYEEKNFQGHCYECSSDCPDLHCYFGRCNSIRVESGCWVLYERPHYKGYQYILSPGEYPDHQQWMGFSDSIKSCRCITNVYGNNYKIRIYESPEFGGQMAEYSEDCPSVHEAFKFREFNSCMVMDGAWAFYEQPNYRGRQYFLEKGEYRNYSDWGATSPSVGSFRRVTEF encoded by the exons ATCGAGTTCTATGAGGAGAAGAATTTCCAAGGTCACTGTTATGAGTGCAGCAGTGACTGCCCAGACCTACACTGCTACTTCGGCCGCTGCAACTCCATCAGGGTGGAGAGTGGCTGCTGGGTCCTCTACGAGCGCCCACACTACAAGGGCTACCAGTACATCCTGAGCCCAGGAGAGTACCCTGACCACCAGCAATGGATGGGTTTCAGCGACAGCATCAAATCTTGTCGGTGTATAACAAAT GTGTATGGAAATAACTATAAAATAAGGATTTATGAGAGCCCAGAATTTGGAGGACAGATGGCGGAATATTCTGAGGACTGTCCCTCTGTCCATGAAGCCTTCAAGTTCCGTGAGTTCAACTCTTGCATGGTGATGGACGGTGCCTGGGCCTTCTATGAGCAGCCCAACTACAGGGGGCGCCAGTACTTCCTGGAGAAAGGGGAGTACCGCAACTACTCAGACTGGGGTGCCACCTCCCCCTCCGTGGGTTCTTTCCGCAGGGTCACTGAATTCTAG